One window of Chryseobacterium indologenes genomic DNA carries:
- a CDS encoding type VI secretion system Vgr family protein, producing the protein MSNTPGKSQATSFRPTQNADGISENHHTGINRLVKLSLVIEGKIIKYYKHFKLKQSTRRHHEFTLTLAHDTLGDRQTHSLEEANKFLGKRLTAVISYKDIDNSPERTFVGVITGVGFSQEQMSLGNIVLTGYSPTILLDGAPHIQSFGGAQSVNIGIIAEEVIKQGIDKSRFDIRVDANNYSQIIYSSQYDETHYNYLARMAEAYGEQFYYDGEVLHFGKLPAQNKPITLTYGSSANDIKVELKAVHTKPQFYGYNSNKNERLTSGSTPIKHVGDLAKTAYSHNESIYKTPALQIAPIKAATHLDVEYSQKSASGSEAVNVFSISGNTTVPFLHPGCVADVQMRKQDSNETSYFTRIMITQAEHEIDTIGHYNGSFIGIAADTGFLPKPEYTIPKAEPQTATVISNTDPEGQGRIQVRFDWQTNDTTHFIRMMSPDAGGTDQITQNRGYVAIPEVGDQVMVNFVHSHPDRPFVMGGMFHGGIALGGGVNNHLKSIQTRSGIRILMNDEEGSVTILDPSGNTYFMDGQGNISMKAPKNFTLNAGDNINITAGKEISIGAGASITSTANDNIVSIAGKDMKLTASGDITETSDTRTEMIEKEFKRQSETSNEIAGEISMFSELENMTMQSGKIVEFNSAEKSKLF; encoded by the coding sequence ATGTCAAATACACCTGGAAAATCACAAGCGACGTCTTTTCGTCCGACGCAGAATGCAGATGGTATTTCCGAAAACCATCATACAGGTATCAACCGTTTGGTAAAACTTTCTCTTGTCATAGAAGGGAAAATTATCAAGTACTATAAACATTTTAAGCTTAAACAAAGTACCAGACGACACCACGAATTTACGCTGACACTGGCACATGATACCCTGGGAGACAGACAGACCCATTCATTGGAAGAAGCCAATAAGTTTCTTGGAAAACGGCTTACAGCTGTTATTTCCTATAAAGATATAGACAACAGCCCGGAAAGAACCTTTGTGGGAGTGATTACAGGAGTAGGATTCAGCCAGGAACAAATGAGCCTGGGAAATATTGTCCTTACCGGATACAGTCCTACCATTCTCCTTGACGGGGCGCCACATATCCAGAGTTTTGGAGGCGCGCAGTCTGTAAATATAGGAATCATTGCAGAAGAAGTGATCAAACAGGGAATTGACAAAAGCCGTTTTGATATCAGGGTAGATGCCAATAACTATTCTCAGATCATCTATAGCAGCCAGTATGATGAAACCCATTATAACTATCTGGCAAGAATGGCTGAAGCTTATGGTGAACAGTTCTATTATGACGGTGAAGTCTTACACTTCGGAAAACTGCCTGCTCAGAACAAGCCCATAACCCTTACCTACGGAAGCAGCGCCAATGATATAAAAGTGGAATTGAAAGCTGTACACACCAAGCCGCAATTCTATGGCTACAACAGCAATAAAAATGAAAGACTGACTTCCGGTTCAACACCGATCAAACACGTGGGTGATCTGGCAAAAACAGCATACAGTCATAACGAGTCTATTTATAAAACTCCGGCTTTACAGATAGCTCCTATCAAAGCTGCCACACACCTTGATGTTGAATATTCTCAGAAAAGTGCATCAGGAAGCGAAGCTGTCAACGTTTTTTCCATTTCAGGAAATACAACAGTCCCTTTTCTGCACCCGGGTTGTGTAGCAGATGTACAGATGCGTAAACAGGATTCTAATGAAACCTCTTATTTTACCAGAATCATGATTACACAAGCAGAACATGAAATTGACACCATAGGTCATTATAACGGAAGCTTCATAGGAATAGCGGCAGATACAGGATTTCTTCCAAAGCCCGAATACACCATTCCAAAGGCTGAACCGCAGACCGCAACGGTAATTTCCAATACAGATCCTGAAGGACAGGGAAGAATCCAGGTAAGATTTGACTGGCAGACCAACGACACTACTCATTTTATCCGTATGATGAGTCCCGATGCAGGAGGAACAGATCAGATTACCCAAAACCGTGGTTATGTAGCCATTCCTGAAGTAGGAGATCAGGTGATGGTCAACTTTGTTCATAGTCATCCGGACAGACCTTTTGTAATGGGAGGAATGTTTCATGGAGGTATTGCATTAGGAGGAGGAGTAAACAACCACCTTAAGTCTATTCAAACCAGAAGTGGAATCAGAATTCTAATGAATGATGAAGAAGGTAGCGTAACGATATTGGATCCGAGTGGAAATACTTATTTCATGGACGGACAGGGCAATATCAGCATGAAAGCACCTAAAAACTTTACCTTAAATGCAGGTGACAATATCAATATCACAGCCGGAAAAGAAATTTCAATAGGAGCAGGAGCAAGCATTACCAGTACCGCAAACGACAATATTGTTTCCATTGCAGGAAAAGATATGAAACTTACGGCTTCGGGAGATATCACAGAAACTTCCGATACCAGAACAGAAATGATTGAAAAAGAATTCAAGAGACAATCTGAAACATCCAACGAAATAGCAGGTGAAATTTCTATGTTCAGCGAACTGGAAAATATGACCATGCAGAGTGGAAAGATTGTAGAATTCAACAGTGCTGAAAAATCAAAACTTTTCTGA
- the tssD gene encoding type VI secretion system tube protein TssD — MAGNSRGILKFNGGEGQKLLKLNYSVSRSTDISGRVASDPSNALIKVTIEATEKSDVLESLLNSKYKPTSGEINFNKSHEEGTLISLKWENGYVIQHEVDFDAVDSNNMLISFVVSAESITYGNSSYDGLWPMS, encoded by the coding sequence ATGGCAGGAAATTCAAGAGGAATCTTAAAATTCAATGGAGGGGAAGGTCAGAAGTTGCTAAAGCTTAACTACAGCGTATCAAGATCTACAGACATTTCAGGACGTGTAGCATCTGATCCGTCAAACGCATTAATTAAAGTAACAATTGAAGCAACAGAAAAATCTGATGTTTTAGAAAGTTTACTGAACAGCAAATATAAACCTACGAGCGGAGAAATAAACTTTAATAAATCTCACGAAGAAGGAACATTGATCTCTTTGAAGTGGGAAAACGGATATGTTATCCAGCACGAAGTAGACTTTGATGCGGTAGACAGCAACAATATGCTGATCAGCTTTGTAGTAAGCGCTGAAAGCATTACGTATGGAAACTCATCTTATGACGGACTTTGGCCGATGAGCTAA
- a CDS encoding DUF2752 domain-containing protein, which translates to MDIEDFMLTCPSKKFLGVECLGCGAQRAIVLVFEGKFSEAFQMYPAVYTLLLFFFTLGLSFIDKKRKYSNILMGLVIINLIIMIIGYGYKHY; encoded by the coding sequence ATGGATATCGAAGATTTCATGCTTACCTGTCCCAGTAAAAAGTTCCTGGGGGTAGAATGTCTGGGATGTGGAGCTCAGAGAGCAATTGTACTCGTATTTGAAGGAAAATTTTCTGAAGCTTTTCAAATGTATCCTGCCGTATATACCTTATTGTTGTTTTTTTTTACTCTGGGCCTGAGCTTTATTGATAAAAAAAGAAAATACAGCAATATTTTAATGGGTCTCGTAATCATTAACCTTATCATCATGATAATTGGGTATGGGTATAAGCATTATTGA
- the namA gene encoding NADPH dehydrogenase NamA — MLYTPIKFRNVELKNRWVMSPMCMYSCENGEANDFHFVHYGSRSQGGTGLLIVEATGVVPKGRITNHCMGIWNDQQAEKLQRIVEFVHKNSDSKIGIQLAHAGRKGSTWNNLQISVEEGWETVAPSPIPYHPTERIPHVLSTDEVKELVQDFRKAARRAVEAGFDIIEIHGAHGYLIHQFLSPLSNIRTDEYGGNFENRIRFLIEIVDAVNEELNENTALFVRISGTEYAENGWDIQSSVELAKILKEHAVDLVDVSSGGNIHGAKISVFDGYQVPFSSQVRNEAGVKTGAVGLITKVEQAEEILQKGDADLIFVAREILRNPYIAVQGSFEMKEDCFFPHQYTRAKISS, encoded by the coding sequence ATGTTATATACACCAATAAAATTCAGGAATGTAGAGTTAAAAAACAGATGGGTAATGTCACCCATGTGTATGTATTCATGTGAAAACGGAGAAGCTAACGACTTCCATTTTGTACACTACGGAAGCAGATCACAGGGCGGTACAGGTCTGCTGATTGTGGAAGCCACAGGAGTAGTACCGAAAGGAAGGATCACCAATCACTGCATGGGAATCTGGAATGATCAGCAGGCTGAAAAATTACAGAGGATTGTAGAATTTGTCCATAAAAATTCTGACAGTAAAATAGGAATTCAGCTGGCCCATGCCGGAAGAAAAGGCTCAACATGGAATAACCTGCAGATCTCTGTTGAAGAAGGCTGGGAAACCGTTGCTCCAAGTCCTATTCCCTATCATCCAACAGAAAGAATTCCGCATGTTTTAAGTACTGATGAAGTAAAAGAACTGGTTCAGGACTTTAGAAAAGCGGCCAGAAGAGCAGTGGAAGCAGGTTTTGATATTATTGAAATTCATGGGGCACACGGATATCTGATTCATCAGTTTCTGTCACCGCTTTCCAATATCAGAACTGATGAATATGGAGGGAATTTTGAAAACAGAATCAGGTTTCTGATCGAAATTGTAGATGCTGTTAACGAAGAATTGAATGAAAATACGGCCCTTTTTGTAAGAATTTCCGGAACGGAGTATGCTGAGAACGGCTGGGATATTCAAAGCAGTGTAGAACTGGCAAAGATTTTAAAAGAACACGCTGTAGACCTTGTTGATGTATCCAGCGGAGGAAATATTCATGGTGCAAAAATTTCGGTTTTCGATGGTTATCAGGTTCCTTTTTCTTCGCAGGTGAGAAATGAAGCCGGTGTAAAGACAGGAGCTGTAGGATTAATAACCAAAGTGGAACAGGCTGAAGAAATCCTTCAGAAAGGTGATGCAGACCTTATTTTTGTAGCAAGAGAGATCCTTAGAAACCCATATATTGCCGTTCAGGGATCTTTTGAAATGAAAGAAGACTGCTTTTTCCCACATCAGTATACCAGAGCCAAAATCTCTTCTTAG
- the cdd gene encoding cytidine deaminase — protein MKKDLQISYEYFKNSSELNDIENKLFERAKEARENAYAPYSQFLVGCSVLLENGEIYSGNNQENAAYPSGLCAERTTLFWVAANFPNVKIKKIFVVGGPKEFHEKNPPIPPCGACRQSLIEYETKQHEDIDLYFSSMNEEVVKVHAVKDLLPFYFDSSFL, from the coding sequence ATGAAAAAAGACCTACAGATCAGTTACGAATATTTTAAAAATAGCAGTGAACTGAATGATATAGAAAATAAATTATTTGAAAGAGCCAAAGAGGCTCGTGAGAATGCTTACGCACCTTATTCCCAGTTTCTGGTAGGATGCTCCGTATTATTGGAAAACGGAGAAATCTACTCCGGGAACAACCAGGAAAATGCAGCGTATCCGTCCGGACTCTGTGCAGAAAGAACAACCCTTTTTTGGGTAGCTGCCAACTTTCCGAATGTGAAAATAAAAAAGATCTTCGTCGTTGGAGGCCCTAAAGAATTTCATGAAAAGAATCCCCCGATTCCTCCTTGCGGGGCATGCCGCCAGAGTCTGATAGAATATGAGACCAAACAACATGAAGATATAGACCTTTATTTCTCAAGCATGAATGAAGAGGTTGTAAAAGTGCATGCAGTGAAAGATCTGCTTCCTTTTTATTTTGATTCTTCATTCTTGTAA
- a CDS encoding barstar family protein codes for MKTVYIDFTDIGDYEDFYAQLKEKIQLPEHFGDNLDALFDTITGDMEMPLHLEFVNMTVDQLEIFEDLLTTLEDAEEEVEEFSFSYYLEQYEDDEDVESEDEE; via the coding sequence ATGAAGACAGTATATATAGATTTTACAGACATAGGTGACTATGAAGATTTTTATGCCCAGTTAAAGGAAAAGATTCAACTTCCTGAACATTTTGGCGATAATCTTGATGCGCTTTTTGATACCATCACCGGAGATATGGAAATGCCACTCCACCTGGAATTCGTAAACATGACCGTAGATCAGCTTGAGATTTTTGAAGATTTGCTGACTACTTTGGAAGATGCTGAAGAAGAAGTAGAGGAATTTAGCTTTAGCTACTATCTTGAGCAGTATGAAGACGATGAGGATGTAGAATCGGAAGACGAAGAATAG
- a CDS encoding ribonuclease domain-containing protein, whose protein sequence is MNGKIRSVFFICLGLLFGMSVMYVYNNFIADKKNQPDPVKKETVNYGSTSSENQYNTSSAQVSIDQLTEEKTVISYVKQNHKLPDYYITKNEARKKGWNPSKGNLCDVLPGKAIGGDKFGNREGRLPDGEKYFEADVNYHCGGRNADRIIYTQNGEVYLTKNHYKSFEKQ, encoded by the coding sequence ATGAACGGAAAAATAAGATCTGTATTTTTTATCTGTCTGGGACTTCTTTTCGGAATGTCTGTCATGTATGTTTATAATAATTTTATTGCAGATAAAAAAAATCAGCCGGATCCGGTAAAAAAGGAAACGGTGAATTATGGAAGTACCTCTTCAGAAAACCAATATAATACTTCATCTGCCCAGGTTTCCATTGATCAGTTGACGGAAGAAAAGACGGTGATCAGCTATGTGAAACAGAATCATAAGCTCCCGGATTATTATATCACTAAAAATGAAGCCAGAAAGAAGGGATGGAATCCTTCTAAAGGAAACCTGTGTGATGTACTTCCCGGAAAAGCGATTGGTGGAGATAAATTCGGAAACAGGGAAGGACGTTTGCCTGATGGAGAAAAGTATTTTGAAGCAGATGTGAATTATCATTGTGGCGGAAGAAATGCTGACCGTATCATTTATACCCAAAACGGAGAAGTATACCTTACCAAAAATCATTATAAGAGCTTTGAAAAGCAATAA
- the nadE gene encoding NAD(+) synthase, which translates to MQTQKVIDHIVNWLKDYATKAKVNGYVIGVSGGVDSGVVSTLAAMTGLKTLLIEMPIRQKADQVGRAQDHMNDLTSRFPNVETMSVDLTPAFEELYKTFDVKDDLYPNEKLAFANTRARLRMLTLYYYGQLNGLLVCGTGNKVEDFGIGFYTKYGDGGVDVSPIADLYKTEVYELARGLNLIKSIQEAIPTDGLWDVDRTDEQQIGATYPELEKIQKEYGTKTADDYEGRDKEVFQIFNRMHKAAKHKMDPIPVCDIPEEWRA; encoded by the coding sequence ATGCAGACACAAAAAGTGATAGATCATATTGTAAACTGGTTAAAAGATTATGCTACAAAAGCAAAAGTGAACGGATACGTAATTGGAGTTTCAGGAGGTGTAGATTCAGGAGTTGTTTCTACATTAGCGGCAATGACAGGCCTGAAAACATTACTGATCGAAATGCCAATTCGCCAGAAAGCGGATCAGGTAGGTCGTGCACAGGATCATATGAATGACCTTACGTCCAGATTTCCTAATGTGGAAACAATGTCTGTGGATCTGACGCCTGCCTTTGAGGAGCTTTACAAAACTTTTGATGTAAAAGATGATCTGTACCCTAACGAAAAACTGGCTTTTGCCAATACAAGAGCCCGCCTGAGAATGCTTACCCTGTATTATTACGGACAACTGAACGGACTTTTAGTGTGCGGAACCGGTAATAAAGTAGAAGATTTCGGAATTGGTTTCTATACAAAATACGGTGATGGAGGGGTAGACGTTTCTCCAATTGCTGACCTTTATAAAACTGAAGTGTATGAATTGGCCAGAGGATTAAATCTTATCAAAAGTATCCAGGAAGCAATTCCTACTGATGGACTTTGGGATGTTGACAGAACAGATGAACAGCAGATTGGTGCTACGTATCCGGAACTGGAAAAAATCCAAAAAGAATACGGAACAAAAACGGCTGATGACTATGAAGGAAGAGATAAGGAAGTTTTCCAGATCTTCAACAGAATGCATAAGGCTGCGAAGCACAAAATGGATCCTATTCCGGTTTGTGATATTCCTGAAGAATGGAGAGCATAG
- a CDS encoding GNAT family N-acetyltransferase, with protein MITIRKEEEKDYQQVFELTEEAFREMEHSDHQEQFLVEKLRRSEAFIPELSLVAENEDGRIAGHILFTKITIEGDGEAFQSLALAPVSVKPEFQNQGLGGKLITAGHCIAKELGYKSVILIGHENYYPRFGYKKTSIFGISFPFDIPEENGMDVELVKDGLKNKKGVVKYPQEFGID; from the coding sequence ATGATAACAATACGAAAGGAAGAAGAAAAAGATTATCAACAGGTTTTTGAACTTACAGAAGAAGCGTTCAGAGAAATGGAACATAGTGATCATCAGGAACAGTTCCTGGTTGAAAAACTGAGACGATCTGAAGCTTTTATTCCGGAGTTATCCCTGGTTGCTGAAAATGAAGATGGAAGAATTGCAGGTCATATCCTGTTTACAAAAATTACCATTGAAGGTGATGGAGAGGCTTTCCAATCCCTTGCATTGGCTCCTGTTTCTGTAAAACCTGAGTTTCAAAATCAGGGACTTGGAGGAAAGCTGATTACCGCAGGACACTGTATTGCCAAAGAACTGGGATATAAATCTGTAATACTGATCGGACATGAAAATTATTATCCGCGCTTTGGTTACAAAAAAACAAGTATTTTTGGGATTTCTTTTCCATTCGATATTCCGGAAGAAAATGGAATGGATGTAGAATTGGTAAAAGACGGGTTAAAAAATAAAAAAGGAGTGGTAAAATACCCTCAGGAATTTGGAATAGACTAA
- a CDS encoding GNAT family N-acetyltransferase: MKIETDRLILRKLVDEDFERIFLLDSNPEVMKYIGVPVSTDINESKKVISMIQKQYEENGVGRLGVVEKESGQLIGWSGLKLLTHETNGYQNVLELGYRFLPESWGKGYAVEAGIASLDYGFNDLNAEVIYAYAHSGHDASNHILRKLGFEKTSEFEEPDGICFWYELTREQYIEQK; this comes from the coding sequence ATGAAAATAGAAACAGACCGACTGATTTTAAGAAAACTCGTAGATGAAGATTTTGAACGCATATTTCTGCTGGATTCCAATCCTGAAGTCATGAAATATATTGGTGTACCGGTTTCGACGGACATCAATGAATCCAAAAAGGTCATCAGTATGATTCAGAAACAGTATGAGGAAAATGGAGTAGGAAGACTGGGGGTGGTTGAAAAAGAAAGCGGACAGCTGATAGGATGGAGCGGATTGAAATTACTGACCCATGAAACCAATGGTTACCAAAATGTTTTGGAGCTTGGATATCGTTTCCTTCCGGAATCATGGGGTAAAGGATATGCTGTGGAAGCCGGAATAGCTTCTCTGGATTATGGTTTTAATGACCTGAATGCGGAGGTTATTTACGCCTATGCTCATTCCGGACACGATGCTTCCAACCATATTTTAAGAAAATTAGGGTTTGAAAAAACAAGTGAATTTGAAGAACCTGACGGCATTTGCTTTTGGTACGAACTGACACGTGAACAATATATTGAACAGAAATGA
- a CDS encoding leucine-rich repeat domain-containing protein, with translation MMKIKIITTLYLILGLSFFYGQKLEFKDKNFEKAVLENFDLNKNGILESSEAGTITNLFLVQKGITSTEDLHFFKNVKMIILDDNIITNIVLNNLDQLELFSCTGCKISSFKVENLKNLSALYLDNNLLEGISLNGIPKIDQLTLSLNQLKAIDLTQFIALRKLNVEHNKLQKIDISGNPALQTLNVMGNKIKETNIKKGVKTDVTIFGAEE, from the coding sequence ATGATGAAAATTAAAATAATTACAACCCTTTACCTTATTTTGGGACTTTCTTTTTTCTATGGGCAAAAGCTTGAATTTAAAGATAAAAACTTTGAAAAAGCAGTACTTGAAAATTTTGATCTGAATAAAAACGGAATACTTGAATCTTCGGAAGCAGGGACGATCACAAATTTATTCCTTGTTCAGAAAGGAATTACTTCAACAGAAGATCTGCACTTTTTTAAAAATGTGAAAATGATTATCCTGGACGATAATATTATCACCAATATTGTACTAAACAATCTGGATCAATTGGAATTGTTTTCCTGTACAGGATGTAAAATATCTTCATTCAAAGTAGAAAATCTGAAAAATTTAAGTGCCTTATATCTGGATAATAATCTATTGGAAGGTATTTCGCTGAATGGTATTCCAAAAATTGACCAATTAACATTATCTTTAAATCAATTAAAAGCAATTGACCTGACACAGTTTATAGCGTTAAGAAAACTGAATGTAGAACATAATAAACTTCAGAAAATTGATATTTCCGGAAATCCGGCCTTGCAAACCCTGAATGTAATGGGAAATAAAATAAAAGAAACGAATATTAAAAAGGGAGTAAAAACAGATGTAACTATTTTTGGAGCTGAAGAATAA
- a CDS encoding gliding motility protein GldB has product MKIFRYIALSSILAAGLVSCKKETENQWKVEVKETAEKVDVTDISKEFYNPNVPLEQFKTQFPWFQGSVSDADFEKRRMDAEEIKIYKEAIGKINQATLQTELKSLFSHIKYYFPQFKSPKVYLFSSALQMIQDPIFYDQKGNLLFIDITGFMGDGNPNYKGLELYFQKSMNPQNIVPKVSQLFAENIVTESPDHQKFIDQIILNGKVMILQDAFLPDVPDYLKMNYTKKQYEWATANEANIWNYFVESNLIFGDDPRLGERFISPGPFSKFYTEIDNESSPQIGIFTGWQICKAYLKEKPETKLTAFLKMDATTIFNESGYKPKLKQ; this is encoded by the coding sequence ATGAAGATTTTTAGATATATTGCGCTTTCTTCTATTTTAGCTGCCGGACTTGTTTCCTGCAAAAAAGAAACTGAAAATCAATGGAAGGTAGAAGTCAAAGAAACTGCCGAAAAAGTTGATGTAACAGATATTTCCAAAGAATTTTACAATCCAAATGTTCCACTGGAGCAGTTTAAAACTCAGTTCCCATGGTTTCAGGGAAGTGTTTCAGACGCAGATTTTGAAAAGAGAAGAATGGATGCTGAGGAGATCAAAATCTACAAGGAAGCCATTGGAAAAATAAATCAGGCTACTTTACAAACGGAACTGAAGAGTTTATTCTCGCATATCAAATATTATTTCCCGCAGTTCAAAAGCCCCAAAGTATATTTATTTTCATCTGCATTACAGATGATCCAGGATCCTATATTTTATGATCAGAAGGGAAATCTTCTGTTTATAGATATTACCGGTTTTATGGGAGATGGAAATCCTAATTATAAAGGACTGGAGCTGTATTTTCAAAAATCAATGAATCCGCAGAATATCGTTCCTAAGGTATCACAGCTTTTTGCTGAAAATATTGTAACGGAATCTCCTGACCATCAGAAGTTCATTGATCAGATCATTCTGAACGGAAAAGTAATGATTCTTCAGGACGCTTTTCTTCCTGATGTTCCTGATTATCTGAAAATGAATTATACAAAAAAACAGTATGAATGGGCCACAGCCAATGAAGCTAACATCTGGAATTATTTTGTAGAAAGCAACCTGATTTTCGGTGATGATCCAAGATTGGGAGAACGTTTCATCTCGCCCGGACCATTCTCGAAATTTTATACGGAGATTGATAATGAATCTTCACCACAAATCGGAATTTTTACAGGATGGCAGATCTGTAAGGCATACCTTAAGGAAAAACCTGAGACAAAACTTACAGCTTTCCTGAAAATGGATGCAACAACCATTTTTAATGAATCCGGTTATAAACCGAAACTTAAACAATAG
- the gldC gene encoding gliding motility protein GldC yields MRKTQITIDVELDENHVPENITWNAQDGGIDKQDTKATMISVWDDKTREALRIDLWTKEMPVDQMKMFIHQILISLGSTYQRATGEEDVAQWMEEIAEEFAVKSAIK; encoded by the coding sequence ATGAGAAAGACTCAGATTACGATAGATGTAGAGCTTGATGAAAATCATGTGCCTGAAAATATTACATGGAATGCTCAGGATGGAGGTATTGATAAACAAGATACTAAAGCAACTATGATTTCTGTATGGGATGATAAGACAAGAGAGGCATTAAGGATTGATCTTTGGACTAAAGAAATGCCTGTAGACCAGATGAAAATGTTTATCCACCAGATTTTAATATCTTTAGGAAGTACTTATCAGAGAGCGACAGGAGAAGAGGATGTAGCACAGTGGATGGAGGAAATTGCAGAAGAGTTTGCTGTAAAATCTGCCATTAAATAA
- a CDS encoding cystathionine gamma-synthase, protein MNFNTKVIHGGQHHESATGSVNVPVFLTSTFAQKSPGVHSGYEYSRAANPTRQALEDSLASIENGARGLAFGSGLAAIDCVLKLLNPGDEVIAVDDLYGGTYRMFTRLFEKYQLKFTFVNFDDVSKIADVITDKTKLIWVETPTNPLMKLVDIKAVVDIAKGKDILVAVDNTFATPYIQRPIDLGADIVMHSATKYLGGHSDVIAGALIAKDAELGEKLHFIQFASGGILGPHDSYLVLRGIKTLALRMQRHSDNGLAVAQYLENHPAVDKVIYPGLESHPQYELAKSQMKEAGGMVSFTFKSGKKEDAIKFLEKVRVFTLAESLGGVESLANYPALMTHASIPAEKRAELGITDDLVRLSVGIEDAEDLIADLEKAFS, encoded by the coding sequence ATGAATTTTAATACAAAAGTAATTCACGGAGGGCAGCACCACGAGTCTGCAACAGGTTCTGTAAATGTTCCTGTTTTTTTGACCTCTACGTTTGCACAGAAAAGCCCCGGAGTACATTCCGGATATGAATATTCAAGAGCAGCCAACCCTACAAGACAGGCATTGGAAGATTCTTTGGCAAGTATTGAAAATGGAGCGAGAGGTTTAGCTTTCGGTTCTGGTCTTGCTGCCATCGACTGTGTTTTAAAATTATTAAACCCAGGTGATGAAGTAATTGCTGTAGATGATCTGTATGGAGGTACTTACAGAATGTTCACAAGACTTTTTGAAAAATATCAACTGAAGTTTACGTTCGTTAATTTCGATGATGTTTCTAAAATAGCTGATGTTATCACTGATAAAACGAAACTGATCTGGGTAGAAACGCCTACCAATCCGTTGATGAAATTAGTAGATATCAAAGCGGTTGTAGATATTGCGAAAGGAAAAGATATTTTAGTAGCAGTAGATAATACTTTTGCAACGCCATACATTCAGAGACCTATTGATTTGGGTGCTGACATTGTAATGCACTCTGCAACAAAATATTTAGGAGGACACTCTGACGTGATTGCAGGAGCACTTATTGCTAAAGATGCTGAACTGGGAGAAAAGCTTCACTTTATTCAGTTTGCAAGTGGTGGGATTTTAGGACCTCATGATTCTTACCTTGTATTGAGAGGGATCAAAACACTGGCATTAAGAATGCAGAGACATTCTGACAATGGACTTGCAGTAGCACAATATCTAGAAAATCATCCTGCTGTAGATAAAGTAATTTATCCGGGATTAGAATCTCACCCTCAGTATGAATTGGCAAAATCTCAGATGAAGGAAGCTGGAGGAATGGTTTCATTCACTTTTAAATCCGGAAAGAAAGAAGATGCTATTAAATTCTTGGAGAAGGTAAGAGTATTCACCTTAGCAGAATCTTTAGGAGGTGTAGAGTCTTTGGCTAACTACCCTGCTCTGATGACTCACGCATCAATCCCGGCAGAAAAACGTGCTGAATTGGGAATCACTGATGACCTTGTTCGTTTAAGTGTAGGAATTGAAGATGCAGAAGATCTTATTGCAGATCTTGAGAAAGCTTTTTCTTAA
- a CDS encoding GNAT family N-acetyltransferase, translating into MKNTRKAVISDLPQLAELFDQYRIFYHKTSDIPAATSFLQERLENKDSEIFVAEENGKLTGFVQLYPIFSSTRMQRYWLLNDLYVNETHRGKGYSKELIEESKEHCRSSKACGILLETGKSNDIGNQLYPACGFELYDSVNFYEWSNS; encoded by the coding sequence ATGAAGAACACGAGAAAAGCAGTCATTTCCGACTTGCCTCAACTGGCTGAATTATTTGACCAGTACAGAATATTTTATCATAAGACTTCAGATATTCCTGCCGCGACAAGTTTTCTTCAGGAAAGACTTGAAAACAAAGATTCTGAAATTTTTGTTGCGGAAGAAAATGGTAAACTAACAGGTTTCGTACAATTATACCCGATATTTTCGTCTACAAGAATGCAACGTTACTGGCTCCTTAACGATCTGTACGTAAATGAAACCCATAGAGGGAAAGGCTATTCTAAAGAATTAATTGAAGAATCCAAAGAACACTGCCGTTCATCGAAAGCGTGCGGTATCCTTTTAGAAACAGGAAAAAGCAATGATATCGGGAATCAGCTCTATCCAGCCTGCGGATTTGAATTGTATGACTCTGTGAACTTCTACGAATGGAGCAATTCATGA